The following proteins are encoded in a genomic region of Cellulomonas sp. ES6:
- a CDS encoding M15 family metallopeptidase — protein MADAAADSAADAAADEGATTTSGTVGAPDPSPTATGGTGDDATTEAQPEDPATARITAAVERVSTLTAELQVVTQRTQEAAAAAAEAARKEAQRTSLDSYANGQIPSSALCELGFAPGQQLRCDAAEALEQLDVAFTAAFGTHLVITDSYRSYGQQVACRQQKGSLCATPGTSNHGTGTAVDLGATRTRSAPTSTTGCWRTPRSTAGRSRTGPASAAPSPSRGTGSTSADARGCGPRAPDLP, from the coding sequence GTGGCGGACGCCGCCGCGGACTCCGCGGCCGACGCCGCCGCGGACGAGGGTGCGACGACGACCTCGGGCACGGTCGGCGCACCCGACCCGTCCCCGACGGCGACCGGCGGGACGGGCGACGACGCGACGACCGAGGCGCAGCCGGAGGACCCGGCCACCGCGCGCATCACGGCCGCCGTCGAGCGCGTCAGCACCCTCACCGCCGAGCTCCAGGTCGTCACCCAGCGCACGCAGGAGGCCGCGGCGGCCGCCGCGGAGGCCGCCCGCAAGGAGGCCCAGCGGACGTCGCTCGACTCCTACGCGAACGGCCAGATCCCGTCCTCCGCACTGTGCGAGCTCGGCTTCGCTCCGGGCCAGCAGCTCCGGTGCGACGCCGCCGAGGCCCTCGAGCAGCTCGACGTCGCCTTCACGGCCGCCTTCGGCACCCACCTGGTCATCACCGACTCCTACCGGTCCTACGGCCAGCAGGTGGCGTGCCGGCAGCAGAAGGGCAGCCTCTGCGCGACGCCCGGCACCTCGAACCACGGCACCGGCACCGCGGTGGACCTCGGGGCGACGCGTACGCGTTCGGCACCGACCAGCACGACTGGATGCTGGCGCACGCCGAGGAGTACGGCTGGACGCTCCCGGACTGGGCCCGCATCGGCGGCTCCAAGCCCGAGCCGTGGCACTGGGAGTACGTCGGCTGACGCACGCGGGTGCGGGCCCCGCGCGCCGGACCTACCGTGA
- a CDS encoding OsmC family protein: MPTRTARTAWNGTLNEGGGQVELSSSKVGTYDVSFPKRAADEAGGTTSPEELIAAAHSSCYAMQLSALIGEAGGTPESLEVTADVTLGPDPAGGFRISGIALRVRGEVSGLDEAGFLRAAQDAKATCPVSKALTGTEITLDAALD; this comes from the coding sequence ATGCCCACGCGCACCGCACGCACCGCCTGGAACGGCACCCTCAACGAGGGCGGCGGTCAGGTGGAGCTGAGCAGCTCGAAGGTCGGCACCTACGACGTGTCGTTCCCGAAGCGCGCGGCCGACGAGGCCGGAGGCACCACGAGCCCCGAGGAGCTCATCGCCGCGGCGCACTCCTCCTGCTACGCGATGCAGCTGTCCGCCCTCATCGGCGAGGCCGGCGGCACGCCGGAGTCGCTCGAGGTCACGGCGGACGTCACGCTCGGCCCGGACCCGGCGGGCGGCTTCCGCATCAGCGGGATCGCCCTGCGCGTGCGCGGCGAGGTCTCCGGGCTCGACGAGGCCGGCTTCCTCCGGGCCGCGCAGGACGCCAAGGCCACCTGCCCGGTCAGCAAGGCGCTCACCGGCACGGAGATCACGCTCGACGCCGCGCTCGACTGA